Proteins from a single region of Burkholderiales bacterium:
- a CDS encoding formate dehydrogenase, protein MTTIRALIGATLVVACFGVAVAKLPAPPPLTDAQKAAAEEKKAKDAATAEANKQLLVRTEDRVAARYYADMKAKGKSVAPPQMPAGAPAPAPAKAAPKK, encoded by the coding sequence ATGACGACGATCCGGGCACTGATCGGGGCGACGCTGGTGGTCGCGTGCTTCGGCGTGGCGGTGGCGAAGCTGCCGGCGCCCCCGCCGCTCACCGACGCGCAGAAGGCGGCGGCCGAGGAGAAGAAAGCCAAGGACGCCGCGACGGCCGAAGCGAACAAGCAGTTGCTCGTGCGCACCGAGGACCGGGTCGCGGCCCGCTACTACGCCGACATGAAGGCGAAGGGCAAGTCCGTGGCGCCGCCGCAGATGCCGGCTGGCGCGCCCGCGCCTGCGCCCGCCAAGGCGGCGCCGAAGAAGTAG
- a CDS encoding adenylate/guanylate cyclase domain-containing protein, which translates to MNTADPAILQRLSGLVLAMIAGAAIYALDFAAPLERRLTDAGFALLRGAAVPDDGILILGIDEATVAQIPEPITLWQRQLGALLTMAARARARIVGLDLVLPDRSYAAIAPDLDAALVDGILRMRQVGDVVLALTVDESGRPRPVHPVFLVAAGQEGAGFALWRADPDGVVRSFDERLGDREEPVPTFVGQIARMLGVQPVAGRINYALGDGFDVIPLGTVLGWAGSGDERMLAESLGGRILLVGSVLPFSDRTHVPVPLVRGRQAEGAEPGVLVHAQALRTMLAGRTVGSLPAWLATILAALAGLAWLGGRRPGTAAATVIAGGAAALGAGLWALSRDLLLPVAPAIVTLALATGARLAFEAAVAWRERVRLRGVFAGYVSPQVMAEIEAGRLEGLASARRFICVLVMDVRGFTTRAEREPPDRVLALLNDLAEQATAAIHGRGGTVDKFMGDGVLAFFGAPARMDDPCGAAFDAAIEVLERVRRIGDTARGPDGAPLAIGIGLACGEATVGHVGAATRHSYTAIGDCVNVASRLESLTKEVGVPLVMTKDVAMRIGERPGLVPLGVHAIKGHTSLEVVGWR; encoded by the coding sequence ATGAACACCGCCGATCCCGCGATCCTTCAGCGGCTGAGCGGTCTCGTCCTCGCGATGATCGCAGGGGCGGCCATCTACGCGCTCGATTTCGCCGCGCCGCTCGAGCGTCGACTGACCGATGCCGGGTTCGCGCTGCTGCGCGGTGCCGCCGTCCCCGACGACGGCATCCTGATCCTCGGCATCGACGAGGCGACCGTAGCGCAAATCCCCGAGCCGATCACGCTCTGGCAGCGCCAACTCGGCGCGCTGCTCACCATGGCGGCCCGCGCCCGCGCGCGAATCGTCGGCCTCGACCTCGTGCTCCCCGACCGCAGCTACGCCGCGATCGCACCGGACCTCGACGCGGCGCTGGTCGACGGCATCCTGCGCATGCGGCAGGTCGGCGACGTCGTGCTGGCGCTGACGGTCGACGAAAGCGGGCGTCCGCGCCCGGTCCATCCGGTCTTCCTGGTCGCCGCAGGGCAGGAGGGCGCCGGATTCGCTCTATGGCGAGCCGATCCGGACGGCGTCGTTCGCTCGTTCGACGAGCGGCTGGGCGACCGGGAGGAACCAGTCCCCACGTTCGTCGGGCAGATCGCGCGCATGCTCGGCGTCCAGCCGGTCGCGGGCCGGATCAACTACGCGCTCGGCGACGGTTTCGACGTGATTCCGCTCGGCACCGTGCTGGGGTGGGCCGGCAGCGGTGACGAGCGCATGCTGGCGGAGTCGCTCGGCGGCCGGATCCTGCTCGTGGGATCGGTCCTTCCATTCTCGGACCGGACGCATGTTCCCGTGCCTCTCGTCCGAGGCAGGCAGGCCGAGGGCGCCGAGCCGGGCGTGCTCGTCCACGCGCAAGCACTGCGCACGATGCTCGCGGGCCGCACGGTCGGGTCGCTGCCAGCGTGGCTCGCGACGATTCTCGCCGCGCTCGCCGGACTCGCGTGGCTGGGCGGCCGGCGGCCGGGGACCGCCGCAGCGACGGTCATCGCCGGCGGCGCGGCTGCGCTCGGCGCGGGCCTGTGGGCGCTTTCGCGCGACCTGCTCCTGCCCGTCGCGCCGGCGATCGTCACGCTCGCGCTGGCAACGGGAGCGAGGCTCGCGTTCGAGGCTGCCGTCGCGTGGCGCGAGCGCGTTCGCCTGCGCGGCGTGTTCGCGGGCTACGTGAGCCCGCAGGTGATGGCCGAGATCGAGGCGGGCCGGCTCGAAGGGCTCGCGAGCGCTCGCCGGTTCATCTGCGTGCTGGTGATGGACGTGCGCGGTTTCACGACGCGCGCGGAGCGGGAACCGCCGGACCGCGTGCTCGCGCTCTTGAACGATCTCGCCGAGCAGGCGACCGCCGCGATCCACGGTCGCGGCGGGACGGTCGACAAGTTCATGGGCGACGGCGTCCTCGCGTTCTTCGGCGCCCCCGCGCGGATGGACGACCCCTGCGGCGCCGCGTTCGACGCGGCGATCGAGGTGCTTGAGCGTGTCCGGCGGATCGGCGACACTGCACGCGGCCCCGACGGGGCACCGCTCGCGATCGGCATCGGGCTCGCGTGCGGCGAAGCCACGGTGGGGCACGTCGGCGCGGCGACGCGGCATTCGTACACGGCGATCGGCGATTGCGTGAACGTCGCGTCGCGCCTCGAGTCGCTGACCAAGGAGGTCGGGGTGCCGCTGGTGATGACGAAGGACGTCGCGATGCGCATCGGCGAGCGGCCGGGACTGGTGCCGCTCGGCGTCCACGCTATCAAGGGGCACACGTCGCTGGAGGTCGTCGGATGGCGCTGA
- a CDS encoding formate dehydrogenase subunit alpha, with protein MLLSRKTDTAPAAAPRLKRTSGAFAPTIDRRTFLKRSGLVAGAGAFATQLPYGAIQPAKAQKAGNESKMEVHRTVCTHCSVGCAIDAYTSNGVWVRQEPVFDSPLNLGAHCAKGASIREHGHGEYRLKSPMKLVDGKWQKISWDQAINEVGDKLLAIRKDSGPDATFWVGSSKHNNEQSYLLRKFVSYFGTNNMDHQARICHSTTVSGVANTWGYGAMTNSYNDMQNSKCALYIGSNAAEAHPVSMMHMLHAKENGAKMIVADPRFTRTAAKADLHCRIRSGTDIPFLFGILYHIFKNGWEDKQYIHDRVYGMDKVREDVLAKWSPDKVEEACGVPEAQVYKAAEMMAKNRPSTLVWCMGQTQHSIGNAMVRASCIVQLALGNIGVSGGGANIFRGHDNVQGATDIGPNPDSLPGYYGIAAGAWKHYAAVWGVDYEWIKGRFASQAMMEKSGMTVSRWIDGVLEKNENIDQDSNLRAIVYWGHAPNSQTRGKEMVEAMKKLDLVVVIDPYPSATAAMAAMVRKDGVYLLPAATQLETKGSATASNRSLQWRERVISPLFESQTDHAIMYAFAKKFGYGAEFVKNYKLEKPDGDRKFEEPEIESVLREINRATWTIGYTGQSPERLKLHMKNMNTFDVKTLRAKGGPCDGDYFGLPWPCYGTAEIKHPGSPNLYMTSRSMMNGGGCFRANFGIERDGVSLLAEDGSYPKDGDLTFGYPEFDHVLLKKLGWWDELTDAEKKAAEGKNWKTDLSGGIQRVAMKHGAHPWGNAKARAIVWNFPDGIPQHREPIYSPRPDLVAKYPTHDDKKVFWRLPTLFKTLQEKNKDISKEFPIVLTSGRLVEYEGGGEETRSNPWLAELQQENFVEINPKDANDRGIRDGEYVWVKTPTGAQLKVKALVTERVGPGTSFVPFHFSGWWMGKDMLEYYPEGAHPVVRGEAVNTATTYGYDAVTMMQETKTTLCQVAKA; from the coding sequence ATGCTGCTCTCGCGCAAGACCGATACCGCGCCCGCCGCCGCCCCGCGGCTCAAGCGGACCTCCGGTGCCTTCGCCCCGACGATCGACCGGCGCACGTTCCTCAAGCGCTCCGGGCTCGTCGCCGGCGCGGGTGCGTTCGCGACCCAGCTGCCCTACGGCGCGATCCAGCCCGCGAAGGCGCAGAAGGCGGGGAACGAGTCGAAGATGGAGGTCCACCGCACCGTCTGCACCCACTGCTCGGTCGGTTGCGCGATCGACGCGTACACGTCCAACGGCGTCTGGGTGCGCCAGGAGCCGGTGTTCGATTCGCCGCTCAACCTCGGCGCGCACTGCGCCAAGGGCGCGTCGATCCGCGAGCACGGCCACGGCGAGTACCGGCTGAAGAGCCCGATGAAGCTCGTCGACGGCAAGTGGCAGAAGATCTCGTGGGACCAGGCGATCAACGAGGTCGGCGACAAGCTCCTCGCGATCCGCAAGGACTCCGGGCCGGACGCGACGTTCTGGGTCGGCAGCTCGAAGCACAACAACGAGCAGTCCTACCTGCTGCGCAAGTTCGTGTCGTACTTCGGCACGAACAACATGGACCACCAGGCGCGCATCTGCCACTCGACCACGGTCTCGGGCGTCGCGAACACCTGGGGCTACGGCGCGATGACCAATTCGTACAACGACATGCAGAACAGCAAGTGCGCTCTGTATATCGGGTCGAACGCGGCGGAGGCGCATCCGGTCTCGATGATGCACATGCTGCACGCGAAGGAGAACGGCGCGAAGATGATCGTCGCCGATCCGCGCTTCACGCGTACCGCGGCGAAGGCGGACCTGCACTGCCGGATCCGGTCGGGCACCGACATCCCGTTCCTGTTCGGCATCCTCTACCACATCTTCAAGAACGGCTGGGAGGACAAGCAGTACATCCACGACCGCGTCTACGGCATGGACAAGGTGCGCGAGGACGTGCTGGCGAAGTGGTCGCCCGACAAGGTCGAGGAGGCCTGCGGCGTCCCCGAGGCGCAGGTCTACAAGGCCGCCGAGATGATGGCCAAGAACCGGCCGTCGACGCTGGTGTGGTGCATGGGCCAGACGCAGCACTCGATCGGCAACGCGATGGTGCGCGCGTCCTGCATCGTGCAGCTCGCGCTCGGCAACATCGGCGTGTCCGGCGGCGGCGCGAACATCTTCCGCGGCCACGACAACGTGCAGGGCGCGACCGACATCGGCCCGAACCCGGACTCGCTGCCCGGCTACTACGGGATCGCGGCGGGCGCGTGGAAGCACTACGCCGCGGTGTGGGGCGTCGACTACGAGTGGATCAAGGGCCGCTTCGCCTCGCAGGCGATGATGGAGAAGTCGGGCATGACGGTGTCGCGCTGGATCGACGGCGTGCTCGAGAAGAACGAGAACATCGACCAGGACTCGAACCTGCGCGCGATCGTCTACTGGGGCCACGCGCCGAACAGCCAGACGCGCGGCAAGGAGATGGTCGAGGCGATGAAGAAGCTCGACCTCGTCGTCGTCATCGACCCCTATCCGTCGGCGACCGCCGCGATGGCGGCGATGGTGCGCAAGGACGGCGTGTACCTGCTGCCGGCCGCGACCCAACTCGAGACCAAGGGGTCGGCCACGGCGTCGAACCGCTCGCTGCAGTGGCGCGAGCGCGTCATCTCGCCGCTGTTCGAGTCGCAGACCGACCACGCGATCATGTACGCGTTCGCGAAGAAGTTCGGCTACGGCGCCGAGTTCGTCAAGAACTACAAGCTCGAGAAGCCGGACGGCGACCGCAAGTTCGAGGAGCCGGAGATCGAGTCGGTGCTGCGCGAGATCAACCGCGCGACCTGGACGATCGGCTACACCGGGCAGTCCCCGGAGCGCCTGAAGCTCCACATGAAGAACATGAACACCTTCGACGTGAAGACGTTGCGCGCGAAGGGCGGGCCTTGCGACGGCGACTACTTCGGCCTGCCGTGGCCTTGCTACGGGACGGCGGAGATCAAGCACCCGGGCTCCCCGAACCTGTACATGACCTCCCGCTCGATGATGAACGGCGGAGGCTGCTTCCGCGCGAACTTCGGCATCGAGCGCGACGGCGTGAGTCTGCTGGCCGAGGACGGCAGCTACCCGAAGGACGGCGACCTGACGTTCGGCTATCCCGAGTTCGACCACGTGCTCCTGAAGAAGCTGGGCTGGTGGGACGAGCTGACCGACGCCGAGAAGAAGGCGGCCGAAGGCAAGAACTGGAAGACCGATCTCTCCGGCGGCATCCAGCGCGTGGCGATGAAGCACGGCGCACATCCCTGGGGCAACGCGAAGGCGCGGGCGATCGTCTGGAACTTCCCCGACGGCATCCCGCAGCACCGCGAGCCGATCTACTCGCCGCGCCCCGACCTCGTCGCCAAGTACCCGACGCACGACGACAAGAAGGTGTTCTGGCGCCTGCCGACGCTGTTCAAGACGCTGCAGGAGAAGAACAAGGACATCTCGAAGGAGTTCCCGATCGTCCTCACGTCGGGCCGGCTGGTCGAGTACGAGGGCGGCGGCGAGGAGACGCGCAGCAATCCCTGGCTCGCCGAACTGCAGCAGGAGAACTTCGTCGAGATCAATCCGAAGGACGCGAACGACCGCGGCATCCGCGACGGCGAGTACGTGTGGGTGAAGACGCCCACCGGCGCGCAGCTCAAGGTCAAGGCGCTCGTCACCGAGCGCGTGGGCCCCGGGACCTCGTTCGTCCCGTTCCACTTCTCCGGCTGGTGGATGGGCAAGGACATGCTCGAGTACTACCCGGAGGGCGCGCACCCGGTGGTGCGCGGAGAGGCCGTCAACACCGCCACGACCTACGGGTACGACGCGGTGACGATGATGCAGGAGACCAAGACGACGCTCTGCCAGGTCGCCAAGGCCTGA
- a CDS encoding caspase family protein has translation MNLRRPTRREFLRLGAALALAPGVVLPAGAAADPSRIALVVGNDAYPGAPLGNAVNDAKAMAGLLERAGFGVDLRTNADRVTLFDATKRFAESAQRSEAKLVFFYYAGHGAQLDWRNYLLPVDAKVNTAADLPAQCLDLASLLTGLARAKGRTFVIVLDACRDNPFGGAFRPAQKGLSQFDAPPSSLLAFSTAPGSVAADAIGSGGQSGLYAEHLVRELGAPAIRLEDALKRVRLAVRIASKGAQVPWESTSLESDVFLFPAAKKLTEAEIEQALERELEAWNRVKGSKRADDWIAYLREYPSGRFAEIAQSRLAYFAARDEEARAPVQVAAAPVPPMAAVPAAVPAQLASPADAAPSAAPALAAPAAPPVTSLASADAGPRAPVQLVVAPGGDFPALMRPSPNPNSAGTYAIDRGYSVGDEVVYLQSDPVYGGPTRRLEWRITSVDLDADRVVINNGFIVLDSMGNPLAWDGATYEPRLQAIPAEVQVGKRWTTRFRFQRGVEGSDSYYDYVVVARERVKLPFGEVEAFRIDGEGFNNFGSRLTIRHWLVPGVNYSLRTDTIRYDGRSMRAQHSERREMVSCRQRIWRQA, from the coding sequence ATGAACCTTCGCCGACCGACGCGTCGCGAGTTCCTGCGACTCGGCGCGGCGCTCGCGCTCGCGCCGGGGGTCGTGCTGCCGGCCGGTGCGGCGGCGGATCCGTCGCGGATCGCGCTGGTCGTCGGCAACGACGCCTATCCCGGGGCGCCGCTCGGCAACGCGGTCAACGACGCGAAGGCGATGGCGGGGCTGCTGGAGCGCGCCGGCTTCGGGGTCGACCTGCGCACGAACGCGGACCGGGTCACGCTCTTCGACGCGACGAAACGCTTCGCCGAGTCGGCGCAGCGGAGCGAGGCGAAGCTGGTGTTCTTCTACTACGCGGGCCACGGCGCGCAGCTCGACTGGCGCAACTATCTGCTGCCGGTCGACGCGAAGGTGAACACGGCGGCGGACCTGCCCGCGCAGTGCCTCGACCTGGCGTCGCTGCTGACCGGACTCGCGCGGGCGAAGGGCAGGACGTTCGTGATCGTGCTCGACGCATGCCGCGACAATCCGTTCGGCGGGGCGTTTCGGCCGGCGCAGAAGGGGCTGTCGCAGTTCGACGCACCGCCCTCGAGCCTGCTCGCGTTTTCGACCGCGCCGGGGAGCGTGGCGGCGGACGCCATCGGGAGCGGAGGGCAGTCGGGGTTGTACGCGGAGCACCTCGTGCGCGAGCTGGGGGCGCCGGCGATACGGCTGGAGGATGCGCTGAAGCGCGTGCGGCTCGCGGTTCGCATCGCGTCGAAGGGCGCGCAGGTGCCCTGGGAGTCGACCTCGCTCGAGAGCGACGTGTTCCTGTTCCCGGCCGCGAAGAAGCTCACCGAGGCGGAGATCGAGCAGGCGCTCGAGCGCGAACTCGAGGCGTGGAACCGCGTCAAGGGATCGAAGCGCGCGGACGACTGGATCGCGTATCTGCGCGAGTATCCGAGCGGGCGATTCGCCGAGATCGCGCAGTCGCGCTTGGCGTACTTCGCGGCGCGCGACGAGGAGGCGCGCGCGCCGGTGCAGGTGGCGGCCGCACCTGTCCCGCCGATGGCGGCGGTGCCGGCAGCAGTGCCGGCTCAACTCGCGTCGCCCGCGGATGCGGCGCCGTCCGCGGCGCCGGCGCTGGCCGCGCCCGCCGCGCCGCCGGTGACCTCGCTTGCGTCCGCGGATGCAGGACCGAGGGCGCCGGTGCAGCTCGTCGTCGCGCCGGGAGGCGACTTCCCGGCGCTGATGCGTCCGTCGCCGAACCCGAATTCGGCAGGGACGTACGCGATCGACCGCGGCTACTCGGTCGGCGACGAGGTCGTCTACCTGCAGTCCGACCCGGTGTACGGGGGGCCGACGCGGCGGCTCGAATGGCGCATCACGAGCGTCGACCTCGACGCGGACCGCGTCGTGATCAACAACGGGTTCATCGTGCTCGACAGCATGGGCAACCCGCTCGCGTGGGACGGCGCGACCTACGAGCCGCGCCTGCAGGCGATTCCCGCCGAAGTCCAGGTTGGCAAGCGCTGGACGACGCGCTTCCGGTTCCAGCGCGGTGTCGAGGGCTCGGACTCCTACTACGACTACGTCGTCGTCGCGCGCGAGCGCGTCAAGCTGCCGTTCGGCGAGGTCGAGGCCTTCCGCATCGACGGCGAGGGCTTCAACAATTTCGGCTCCCGGCTCACGATCCGCCACTGGCTCGTGCCGGGCGTCAACTACTCGCTGCGCACCGACACGATCCGCTACGACGGCCGCAGCATGCGCGCCCAGCATTCGGAACGGCGCGAGATGGTGTCGTGCCGACAGCGGATCTGGCGGCAGGCTTGA
- a CDS encoding MarR family transcriptional regulator: protein MDARRQSAAPHEEDARRGALRTWVQLVACTTAIERTVRKRLRERFATTLPRFDLLTQLDCAPAGLRMGEISRRMRVTGGNVTGIVAQLVVDGLVERSVDSVDRRASVVRLTVRGRERVRTMTDEHETWIVEFVEGLSEADRLQLEGLLGSLEASANAAGTERATRAPAPAFVLRLAEISARP, encoded by the coding sequence ATGGACGCACGGAGGCAGAGCGCGGCGCCGCACGAAGAGGACGCGCGCCGTGGAGCGCTGCGGACCTGGGTGCAGCTCGTGGCGTGCACGACGGCGATCGAGCGTACGGTTCGCAAACGGCTGCGCGAACGATTCGCGACGACGCTGCCGCGCTTCGACCTGCTGACCCAGCTCGACTGCGCGCCGGCCGGCTTGCGGATGGGCGAGATATCCCGCCGCATGAGAGTCACCGGCGGCAACGTCACCGGGATCGTCGCGCAACTCGTCGTCGACGGCCTCGTCGAGCGTTCGGTCGACTCGGTCGACCGCCGTGCGTCGGTCGTGCGGCTGACGGTTCGCGGGCGCGAACGCGTCCGCACCATGACCGACGAGCACGAGACCTGGATCGTCGAGTTCGTCGAGGGCCTGTCCGAAGCGGACCGCCTGCAACTCGAGGGACTGCTGGGTTCGCTCGAAGCCTCGGCGAACGCCGCCGGGACGGAACGCGCGACGAGGGCACCTGCGCCCGCGTTCGTGCTGCGGCTCGCCGAGATCAGCGCCCGACCCTGA
- a CDS encoding 4Fe-4S dicluster domain-containing protein produces MARMKFLCDAERCIECNGCVTACKQEHEIPWGVNRRRVVTINDGVPGERSMSVACMHCSDAPCMAVCPVDCFYRSEEGVVLHDKDLCIGCGYCFYACPFGAPQFPQAGAFGVRGKMDKCTFCAGGPEANGSEEEFKKYGRNRLAEGKLPACAEMCSTKALLGGDGDVIADIYRQRVTVRGRGGEVWGWATAYGQPGQAPQSAPAKGGKS; encoded by the coding sequence ATGGCCCGGATGAAATTCCTCTGCGACGCGGAGCGTTGCATCGAGTGCAACGGCTGCGTCACCGCGTGCAAGCAGGAGCACGAGATCCCTTGGGGCGTGAACCGGCGGCGCGTCGTCACGATCAACGACGGCGTGCCCGGCGAGCGCTCGATGTCGGTCGCCTGCATGCACTGTTCGGACGCGCCCTGCATGGCGGTGTGCCCGGTCGACTGCTTCTACCGCTCCGAGGAAGGCGTGGTGCTGCACGACAAGGATCTGTGCATCGGCTGCGGCTACTGCTTCTACGCCTGCCCGTTCGGCGCGCCGCAGTTCCCGCAGGCCGGCGCGTTCGGCGTGCGCGGCAAGATGGACAAGTGCACGTTCTGCGCCGGCGGACCCGAGGCGAACGGCAGCGAGGAGGAGTTCAAGAAGTACGGACGCAACCGCCTCGCGGAAGGCAAGCTCCCGGCGTGCGCCGAAATGTGCTCGACCAAGGCGCTGCTCGGCGGCGACGGCGACGTCATCGCCGACATCTACCGCCAGCGCGTGACGGTGCGCGGTCGCGGCGGTGAGGTCTGGGGCTGGGCCACCGCCTATGGTCAACCGGGGCAAGCGCCGCAGTCCGCCCCCGCGAAGGGAGGCAAGTCGTGA
- a CDS encoding LysR family transcriptional regulator: protein MFLTVMEHGSFRKAARFLHLTQPAVTAAIADLERTLGVPLFDRTSQGVTPTVHAASFVRRASAVFGELSLAAEDLEAVSRGEGQVLRVGAGGGGWAQGILPKALAQVLGPARDATVTIREADEEVLLDMLRARTIDLYFSRLAPIRSDPDLAFHTLFEDAICILSRSSHRFAGLRKVGYAELADENWVTPQWGALSYDHIQRTLHKAGYTMPRHAIESASAPVALGMVLEADYLCFGTFHYHANSVLKSMLAILNVDLPRVAVPFGAVTLKHRVPDPLATRLIEAVADLAKTSARVPRA from the coding sequence GTGTTCCTCACCGTCATGGAGCACGGGAGCTTCCGCAAGGCCGCGCGTTTCCTGCACCTGACGCAACCTGCGGTGACCGCGGCGATCGCGGACCTCGAGCGCACGCTGGGCGTTCCGCTGTTCGACCGCACGTCGCAGGGAGTGACTCCCACGGTGCACGCGGCGAGCTTCGTTCGCCGCGCCAGCGCGGTCTTCGGCGAACTGAGCCTCGCGGCCGAGGATCTGGAAGCCGTTTCCCGCGGCGAGGGGCAGGTGTTGCGGGTCGGCGCGGGCGGCGGCGGCTGGGCACAGGGCATCCTGCCCAAGGCGCTGGCGCAGGTGCTGGGCCCGGCCCGTGACGCCACGGTCACGATCCGCGAAGCCGACGAGGAGGTGCTGCTCGACATGCTCAGGGCGCGGACGATCGACCTCTACTTCTCGCGCCTCGCGCCGATCCGCTCCGACCCCGATCTCGCCTTCCACACGCTGTTCGAGGATGCGATCTGCATCCTGTCCCGGTCGTCGCACCGATTCGCGGGCCTGCGGAAGGTCGGGTACGCAGAACTCGCCGACGAGAACTGGGTGACGCCGCAGTGGGGGGCACTGTCCTACGACCACATTCAACGCACGCTGCACAAGGCCGGCTACACGATGCCGCGCCATGCGATCGAATCGGCGTCCGCGCCGGTGGCGCTCGGAATGGTGCTCGAAGCCGACTACCTCTGCTTCGGAACCTTCCATTATCACGCGAACAGCGTCCTCAAGTCCATGCTTGCGATCCTGAACGTGGACCTGCCCCGCGTTGCGGTGCCGTTCGGAGCGGTTACGCTCAAGCATCGGGTGCCCGATCCGCTCGCGACCCGGCTGATCGAGGCCGTGGCGGACCTCGCGAAGACTTCCGCCCGCGTGCCGCGTGCGTAA
- a CDS encoding formate dehydrogenase subunit gamma, with the protein MRRMIARALVALGACGWIALAAAQSPAVDPQEADAAKAQVLQQQQQPLNNQPVWNEVRSGMPQSTVVRGRETDVLIMPSGQTWRALRDGQLSVWGGWLLVAVVLVIAAFYWRRGTIRLRGAPTGRTILRFGAGQRIIHWAMAVSFVILAVSGLVILFGKNLLLPLIGYTLFSWLAILAKNLHNFVGPLFVVCTVLMFFTYLRDNFPQKGDGAWLAKLGGFLSGDHVPSHKFNAGEKLWFWLGVGVLGVVVGVSGLILDFPNFNQTRATMQVANIVHLVGATLFIAVGLGHIYLGTIGLAGAYDGMRTGYVDETWAKEHHEYWYHDVKSGKASAAETAPAMQHRTA; encoded by the coding sequence ATGCGACGCATGATCGCGCGCGCGCTCGTCGCGCTAGGCGCTTGCGGGTGGATCGCCCTCGCCGCCGCCCAGTCTCCCGCCGTCGATCCGCAGGAGGCCGACGCGGCGAAGGCGCAGGTGCTGCAGCAGCAGCAACAGCCGCTCAACAACCAGCCGGTCTGGAACGAAGTGCGTTCCGGCATGCCGCAGTCCACGGTCGTCCGCGGGCGGGAGACCGACGTGCTCATCATGCCGTCCGGGCAGACCTGGCGCGCGCTGCGCGACGGCCAACTCTCGGTCTGGGGCGGCTGGCTGCTCGTCGCCGTCGTGCTCGTGATCGCCGCGTTCTACTGGCGCCGCGGCACGATCCGGCTGCGCGGAGCGCCGACCGGGCGCACGATCCTGCGGTTTGGCGCCGGCCAGCGGATCATCCACTGGGCGATGGCGGTGAGCTTCGTGATCCTCGCGGTGTCCGGGCTCGTGATCCTGTTCGGCAAGAACCTGCTGCTGCCGCTCATCGGCTACACGCTGTTCTCCTGGCTCGCGATCCTCGCGAAGAACCTGCACAACTTCGTCGGGCCGCTGTTCGTCGTCTGCACGGTCCTGATGTTCTTCACCTACCTCCGCGACAACTTCCCGCAGAAGGGCGACGGCGCCTGGCTCGCGAAGCTCGGCGGCTTCCTCTCCGGCGATCACGTGCCCTCGCACAAGTTCAACGCGGGCGAGAAGCTGTGGTTCTGGCTCGGCGTCGGCGTGCTGGGCGTCGTGGTCGGCGTCAGCGGCTTGATTCTCGATTTCCCGAACTTCAACCAGACGCGCGCGACCATGCAGGTGGCGAACATCGTCCATCTCGTCGGTGCGACGCTCTTCATCGCGGTCGGCCTCGGGCACATCTACCTCGGCACGATCGGGCTCGCCGGCGCCTACGACGGCATGCGCACCGGGTACGTCGACGAGACCTGGGCGAAGGAGCACCATGAGTACTGGTACCACGACGTGAAGTCCGGGAAGGCGTCCGCCGCGGAGACGGCCCCGGCGATGCAGCACCGCACGGCGTGA